The following are from one region of the Sandaracinus amylolyticus genome:
- a CDS encoding amino acid adenylation domain-containing protein, whose protein sequence is MHERARTLRTGFLASAERYPDRPALTVDGQPITYRELRDRAARIAATLERAVRDHGVREDYALTAIYGHRHVSTFAGILGALLRGHGYVPLNPVFPPDRTRAMLDRSQVRCLIVDGHARATLGEVLHGIERELVILMPDASEDEVAAERVKYPTHRVLGAHDLAPASDWAPREVDENGIAYLLFTSGSTGVPKGVMVAHRNVVAFLDSMIERYQPTPEDRFSHTFDLTFDLSVFDLFMAWWSGACVCCPTAQQKAFPGKYATSSDITIWFSVPSTAVLMNKLRMLKEGTYPKMRYALFCGEALPVEVTQQFAKAAPSAVLENLYGPTELTIACTLYRWDVETSPRESELGVVPIGDAYPGMEIKVVDEELREVPPGETGELLMTGSQLTLGYFRDEERTAKAFVVPPGETRVFYRTGDRVRKPKDGLPMVYLGRVDNQIKIQGYRVELGEIEAVLRDVAQCDVAIAIGWPKSASGADGVVGFVGLDHGDADAIRAAANERLPPYMQPREIRFVREWPLNANGKVDRKVLTSWLAEGKTA, encoded by the coding sequence ATGCACGAACGAGCGCGCACGCTGCGCACCGGGTTCCTCGCGTCGGCGGAGCGATATCCCGATCGCCCCGCGCTGACGGTCGACGGACAGCCGATCACGTACCGCGAGCTGCGTGATCGGGCGGCGCGCATCGCAGCGACGCTCGAGCGCGCGGTGCGTGATCACGGCGTGCGCGAAGACTACGCGCTGACCGCGATCTACGGGCACCGTCACGTCTCGACCTTCGCGGGGATCCTCGGCGCGCTGCTGCGCGGTCACGGCTACGTGCCGCTCAACCCGGTGTTCCCGCCGGACCGCACGCGCGCGATGCTCGATCGCTCGCAGGTGCGCTGTCTGATCGTCGACGGGCACGCGCGCGCGACGCTCGGCGAGGTGCTGCACGGCATCGAGCGCGAGCTCGTGATCCTGATGCCCGATGCGAGCGAGGACGAGGTCGCCGCGGAGCGCGTGAAGTACCCGACGCATCGTGTGCTCGGAGCACACGATCTCGCGCCGGCGAGTGATTGGGCGCCTCGCGAGGTCGACGAGAACGGCATCGCGTACCTGCTCTTCACGTCGGGCTCGACCGGCGTGCCGAAGGGCGTGATGGTCGCGCACCGCAACGTCGTCGCGTTCCTCGACTCGATGATCGAGCGCTACCAGCCGACGCCCGAGGATCGCTTCTCGCACACGTTCGATCTGACGTTCGATCTCTCGGTGTTCGACCTCTTCATGGCGTGGTGGTCGGGCGCGTGCGTGTGCTGCCCGACGGCCCAGCAGAAGGCGTTCCCGGGCAAGTACGCGACGAGCAGCGACATCACGATCTGGTTCAGCGTGCCGTCGACCGCGGTGCTCATGAACAAGCTCCGCATGCTCAAGGAAGGCACCTATCCGAAGATGCGCTACGCGCTCTTCTGCGGAGAGGCGCTGCCCGTCGAGGTCACGCAGCAGTTCGCGAAGGCGGCACCGAGCGCGGTGCTCGAGAACCTCTACGGGCCGACCGAGCTGACCATCGCGTGCACGCTGTATCGCTGGGACGTGGAGACGTCGCCGCGCGAGAGCGAGCTCGGCGTGGTGCCCATCGGCGATGCCTATCCGGGCATGGAGATCAAGGTCGTCGACGAGGAGCTGCGCGAGGTGCCGCCCGGTGAGACCGGCGAGCTCCTGATGACGGGATCGCAGCTCACGCTCGGATACTTCCGCGACGAGGAGCGCACCGCGAAGGCCTTCGTGGTCCCGCCCGGCGAGACGCGCGTCTTCTATCGCACCGGTGATCGTGTGCGGAAGCCGAAGGACGGCCTGCCGATGGTCTACCTCGGGCGCGTCGACAACCAGATCAAGATCCAGGGCTATCGCGTCGAGCTCGGAGAGATCGAGGCCGTGCTGCGCGACGTCGCGCAGTGTGATGTCGCGATCGCGATCGGATGGCCGAAGAGCGCGAGCGGCGCCGATGGCGTCGTCGGGTTCGTCGGCCTCGATCACGGCGATGCCGACGCGATCCGCGCCGCCGCGAACGAGCGACTGCCTCCGTACATGCAGCCGCGCGAGATCCGATTCGTGCGCGAGTGGCCGCTCAACGCGAACGGCAAGGTGGACCGCAAGGTGCTCACGAGCTGGCTGGCGGAGGGAAAGACGGCATGA
- a CDS encoding diiron oxygenase translates to MQTTTTLPQSSMLAEQLTKASRKQFWDVYSYFQWPESLPDDAWYMSPELISVYGTELWERMTEAQQKKLSLYEIGNFFSLTLQGERPLVAGMSDLLYSSKMTPQATEYLHHFIDEENKHMIMFGIFCHRYLGKVYPEKKIALPREYAKGEAEVTFFCKVMVVEELGDYYNVVMQRDKRIHPLIQEINFVHHRDEARHLGFGREFAKEMWEKHSPSWPPEVLTRFRSWLAQYLKSSWADFYNPSMYRDAGITRDSGLGDPYEVRQMALAHAKCLEHREKASKKLVTYFLRNGMLTEAPGL, encoded by the coding sequence ATGCAGACGACGACCACGCTTCCCCAGTCCTCGATGCTCGCGGAGCAGCTGACGAAGGCCTCGCGCAAGCAGTTCTGGGACGTGTACTCGTACTTCCAGTGGCCCGAGTCGCTGCCCGACGACGCTTGGTACATGAGCCCCGAGCTCATCTCCGTGTACGGCACCGAGCTCTGGGAGCGCATGACCGAGGCGCAGCAGAAGAAGCTGAGCCTCTACGAGATCGGCAACTTCTTCTCGCTGACGCTCCAGGGCGAGCGCCCGCTCGTCGCGGGCATGAGCGACCTTCTCTACTCGTCGAAGATGACGCCGCAGGCGACCGAGTACCTGCATCACTTCATCGACGAAGAGAACAAGCACATGATCATGTTCGGCATCTTCTGCCACCGGTACCTGGGCAAGGTGTATCCGGAGAAGAAGATCGCCCTTCCCCGCGAGTACGCGAAGGGCGAGGCCGAGGTCACCTTCTTCTGCAAGGTGATGGTCGTCGAGGAATTGGGCGACTACTACAACGTCGTGATGCAGCGGGACAAGCGCATCCACCCGCTGATCCAGGAGATCAACTTCGTCCATCACCGCGACGAAGCACGGCACCTCGGGTTCGGTCGCGAGTTCGCGAAGGAGATGTGGGAGAAGCACTCTCCGTCGTGGCCGCCGGAGGTGCTGACGCGCTTCCGCAGCTGGCTCGCGCAGTACCTCAAGAGCTCGTGGGCCGACTTCTACAACCCGTCCATGTACCGCGACGCCGGCATCACGCGGGACAGCGGGCTCGGTGATCCCTACGAGGTGCGGCAGATGGCGCTCGCCCACGCGAAGTGCCTCGAGCACCGCGAGAAGGCGAGCAAGAAGCTCGTCACGTACTTCCTGCGCAACGGGATGCTGACCGAGGCCCCCGGCCTCTGA
- the rfbB gene encoding dTDP-glucose 4,6-dehydratase — protein sequence MNVLVTGGAGFIGSNFLNLMVPRYPAHRFVCVDKLTYAANLQSLEAVSGAANYALERVDIADWDAVDRLFAKETPDLVIHFAAESHVDRSILGPRDFVKTNIEGTFNLLEACRKAWGNTKEGAKKQGLFHHVSTDEVYGSLGDEGLFTEETRYDPSSPYSASKASSDHLVRAYSRTYGMPVKITNCSNNYGPRQFPEKLIPLMIQHMLERKPLPIYGKGLNVRDWLYVDDHCEAIWAVIERGVVGETYNVGGNSEKKNIEVVDTLCAIVAQETGTKVDELLGLKTYVTDRPGHDLRYAIDATKIRRECGWTPKETFETGMRKTVRWYLDNRAWVEAVKSGEYRKWMDANYGGR from the coding sequence ATGAACGTCCTCGTGACCGGCGGCGCGGGTTTCATCGGCTCGAACTTCCTGAACCTGATGGTGCCGCGCTACCCAGCGCACCGTTTCGTCTGCGTCGACAAGCTGACGTACGCGGCGAACCTGCAGTCGCTCGAGGCGGTGTCCGGCGCGGCGAACTACGCGCTCGAGCGCGTCGACATCGCCGACTGGGACGCGGTCGATCGCCTCTTCGCGAAGGAGACGCCCGACCTCGTCATCCACTTCGCGGCGGAGAGCCACGTCGATCGCAGCATCCTCGGCCCTCGCGACTTCGTGAAGACGAACATCGAGGGGACGTTCAACCTCCTCGAGGCGTGCCGCAAGGCGTGGGGCAACACCAAGGAAGGCGCGAAGAAGCAGGGCCTCTTCCACCACGTCTCGACCGACGAGGTCTACGGCTCGCTCGGTGACGAGGGCCTCTTCACCGAGGAGACGCGCTACGACCCCTCGAGCCCGTACTCCGCGAGCAAGGCGTCGAGCGATCATCTCGTGCGTGCCTATTCGCGCACCTACGGGATGCCCGTGAAGATCACGAACTGCTCGAACAACTACGGTCCGCGGCAGTTCCCCGAGAAGCTCATCCCGCTGATGATCCAGCACATGCTCGAGCGGAAGCCGCTGCCGATCTACGGCAAGGGCCTCAACGTGCGTGACTGGCTCTACGTCGACGATCACTGCGAGGCGATCTGGGCGGTGATCGAGCGCGGCGTGGTCGGCGAGACCTACAACGTCGGCGGCAACTCGGAGAAGAAGAACATCGAGGTCGTCGACACGCTCTGCGCGATCGTCGCGCAGGAGACGGGCACGAAGGTCGACGAGCTGCTCGGGCTCAAGACGTACGTGACCGATCGTCCGGGCCACGACCTCCGCTACGCGATCGACGCGACGAAGATCCGTCGTGAGTGCGGCTGGACGCCGAAGGAGACCTTCGAGACCGGCATGCGCAAGACGGTGCGCTGGTATCTCGACAACCGCGCTTGGGTCGAGGCCGTGAAGAGCGGCGAGTACCGCAAGTGGATGGACGCGAACTACGGGGGACGCTGA
- the rfbA gene encoding glucose-1-phosphate thymidylyltransferase RfbA codes for MSIQKGIILAGGSGTRLWPMTKSVSKQLMPIYDKPMIYYPLTTLMLAGISDVLVITTPHEQALFKNLLGDGAQWGMSIRYAVQPKPEGLAQAFLIGKEFIDGQPCALVLGDNIFYGHGLQGLLEDSAKRDQGATVFGYWVKNPQAYGVAEFDAEGKVIGLEEKPQNPRSHYAVAGLYFYDAQVVDLATSLKPSKRGELEITDLNRVYLEQGNLRLEKFGRGVAWLDTGTPESLLQAANFIQTIQQRQGLQVACPEEVAFRKGWIKASDLEKLAAPLAKTEYGQYLIAIATDGPAR; via the coding sequence ATGTCGATCCAGAAGGGGATCATCCTCGCGGGCGGATCGGGCACGCGCCTCTGGCCGATGACGAAGTCGGTCAGCAAGCAGCTGATGCCCATCTACGACAAGCCGATGATCTACTACCCGCTGACCACGCTGATGTTGGCGGGGATCAGCGACGTGCTGGTGATCACCACGCCGCACGAGCAGGCGCTCTTCAAGAACCTGCTGGGCGACGGCGCGCAGTGGGGCATGTCGATCCGCTACGCGGTGCAGCCGAAGCCCGAAGGGCTCGCGCAGGCGTTCCTCATCGGCAAGGAGTTCATCGACGGCCAGCCCTGCGCGCTGGTGCTCGGTGACAACATCTTCTACGGCCACGGTCTGCAGGGCCTGCTCGAGGACAGCGCGAAGCGCGACCAGGGCGCGACGGTCTTCGGCTACTGGGTGAAGAACCCGCAGGCGTACGGCGTCGCGGAGTTCGACGCCGAGGGCAAGGTGATCGGCCTCGAGGAGAAGCCGCAGAACCCGCGCTCGCACTACGCGGTCGCCGGCCTCTACTTCTACGACGCGCAGGTCGTCGACCTCGCGACGAGCCTCAAGCCGAGCAAGCGCGGCGAGCTCGAGATCACCGATCTCAATCGCGTCTATCTCGAGCAGGGCAACCTGCGCCTCGAGAAGTTCGGGCGCGGCGTGGCGTGGCTCGACACCGGCACGCCGGAGTCGCTGCTGCAGGCTGCGAACTTCATCCAGACGATCCAGCAGCGTCAGGGCCTCCAGGTCGCGTGCCCGGAGGAGGTCGCGTTCCGCAAGGGATGGATCAAGGCGAGCGACCTCGAGAAGCTCGCCGCGCCGCTCGCGAAGACCGAGTACGGCCAGTACCTGATCGCGATCGCCACCGACGGCCCCGCGCGATGA
- the rfbC gene encoding dTDP-4-dehydrorhamnose 3,5-epimerase, with protein sequence MKVTQTTLPGVLLIEPQVFGDSRGFFLETFSAKRYEEAGIRGPFVQDNMSRSAKGIVRGLHLQSPNAQGKLVWVVQGAVLDVALDVRVGSPTFGKWVAEELSEDNKRQLWIPPGFAHGFAVTSESAVFAYKCTEYYAPKDEVGVLWNDPELGIPWPVIEAVVSPKDRAHPRLKDVDQARLPRYVR encoded by the coding sequence ATGAAGGTCACCCAGACCACGCTCCCGGGCGTGCTGCTGATCGAGCCGCAGGTCTTCGGCGACTCGCGCGGGTTCTTCCTCGAGACGTTCTCGGCGAAGCGGTACGAGGAAGCGGGCATCCGCGGGCCCTTCGTGCAGGACAACATGTCCAGGAGCGCGAAGGGCATCGTGCGCGGGCTGCACCTGCAGAGCCCGAACGCGCAGGGCAAGCTCGTCTGGGTCGTGCAGGGCGCGGTGCTCGACGTCGCGCTCGACGTGCGCGTGGGCTCGCCGACGTTCGGCAAGTGGGTCGCCGAGGAGCTGAGCGAGGACAACAAGCGTCAGCTCTGGATCCCGCCGGGCTTCGCGCACGGCTTCGCGGTCACGAGCGAGAGCGCGGTGTTCGCCTACAAGTGCACCGAGTACTACGCGCCGAAGGACGAGGTCGGGGTGCTCTGGAACGATCCCGAGCTCGGCATTCCGTGGCCCGTGATCGAAGCGGTGGTGTCGCCGAAGGATCGCGCGCATCCGCGGCTGAAGGACGTCGATCAGGCGCGACTGCCGAGGTACGTCCGATGA
- the rfbD gene encoding dTDP-4-dehydrorhamnose reductase, with protein sequence MTTLLISPDGMLGRAFVEALGEGFTGVSYPQIDLTKPETIATHLAPGITRVINCSAYTDVDGAETNEALANAINGHGVEALAKRCREIDATLIHFGTDYVFDGNATKPYPVSAPLAPQGAYGRSKALGETLLRSSGAQHIYVRTSWLYAPWAKNFVRTIASLAKTKSELKVVDDQRGRPTSAEHLARTTLALSERGKRGTWHVTDGGECSWFELAREIVRLSGSSCVVHPCTTAEFPRPAKRPAYSVLDLAETESVLGAMPDWRENLASVMARLEP encoded by the coding sequence ATGACGACGCTGCTCATCTCGCCCGACGGGATGCTCGGGCGCGCGTTCGTGGAAGCGCTCGGTGAGGGCTTCACCGGCGTGTCGTATCCGCAGATCGATCTCACGAAGCCGGAGACGATCGCGACGCACCTCGCGCCGGGGATCACACGCGTGATCAACTGCTCGGCGTACACCGACGTCGACGGCGCGGAGACGAACGAAGCGCTCGCGAACGCGATCAACGGGCACGGCGTGGAGGCGCTCGCGAAGCGCTGCCGCGAGATCGACGCGACGCTGATCCACTTCGGCACCGACTACGTGTTCGACGGCAACGCGACGAAGCCGTACCCGGTGTCGGCGCCGCTCGCGCCGCAGGGCGCGTACGGGCGCAGCAAGGCGCTCGGCGAGACGCTGCTGCGGTCGAGCGGCGCGCAGCACATCTACGTGCGCACGAGCTGGCTCTACGCGCCGTGGGCGAAGAACTTCGTGCGCACGATCGCGTCGCTCGCGAAGACCAAGAGCGAGCTCAAGGTCGTCGACGATCAGCGCGGACGGCCGACGAGCGCGGAGCATCTCGCGCGCACGACGCTCGCGCTCTCGGAGCGCGGCAAGCGCGGCACGTGGCACGTGACCGATGGCGGCGAGTGCTCGTGGTTCGAACTCGCGCGCGAGATCGTGCGGCTCAGCGGGTCGAGCTGCGTGGTGCACCCGTGCACGACCGCGGAGTTCCCGCGCCCTGCGAAGCGTCCCGCGTACAGCGTGCTCGATCTCGCGGAGACCGAGAGCGTGCTCGGCGCGATGCCGGACTGGCGCGAGAACCTCGCGAGCGTGATGGCGCGGCTCGAGCCGTAG
- a CDS encoding NAD(P)/FAD-dependent oxidoreductase gives MTPTHDVVIVGAGPAGLSAALVLGRARMRTLLVDGGPARNASALATHGWIGHDGVSPDELRGRGRADLARYPSVDVIDGRVASLARETSGVRVELASGAVLRARRVILATGIVDVLPKLAGLREVWGRDAFSCAHCHGFEHADMTWAVLALERGVARTVLPLRAWARELVLLLHGRTDVPESELAPLRAAGVRIEARAVTRVVAEDGALRGVELEGGEHVACGALFLHPAARSSDVALYAGLALDERGLVRSDAVGETSMPRVHVVGDAAGRRTNALSAATDGAQVAMSLVEMLTAERFGATSS, from the coding sequence ATGACGCCGACGCACGACGTGGTGATCGTCGGTGCCGGGCCGGCGGGGCTCTCGGCCGCCTTGGTGCTCGGGCGCGCACGCATGCGCACGCTGCTCGTCGACGGAGGCCCGGCGCGCAACGCGAGCGCGCTCGCGACCCACGGATGGATCGGGCACGACGGTGTCTCGCCCGACGAGCTGCGGGGTCGCGGTCGCGCCGATCTCGCGAGGTATCCGAGCGTCGACGTGATCGACGGTCGCGTGGCCTCGCTCGCACGCGAGACCAGCGGAGTGCGGGTCGAGCTCGCGAGCGGCGCGGTGCTGCGCGCGCGGCGCGTGATCCTCGCGACCGGGATCGTCGACGTGCTGCCGAAGCTCGCGGGGCTGCGCGAGGTGTGGGGCCGCGACGCGTTCTCGTGCGCCCACTGCCACGGCTTCGAGCACGCCGACATGACGTGGGCCGTGCTCGCGCTGGAGCGCGGCGTGGCGCGCACCGTGTTGCCGCTGCGCGCGTGGGCGCGCGAGCTCGTGCTCTTGCTGCACGGGCGCACCGACGTGCCCGAGAGCGAGCTCGCGCCGCTGCGTGCGGCCGGCGTGCGCATCGAGGCGCGCGCGGTGACGCGGGTGGTCGCGGAGGACGGCGCGCTGCGCGGCGTCGAGCTCGAGGGCGGCGAGCACGTCGCGTGCGGCGCGCTCTTCCTGCATCCGGCGGCGCGCTCCTCCGACGTCGCGCTCTACGCCGGGCTCGCGCTGGACGAGCGGGGGCTCGTGCGGAGCGACGCGGTGGGCGAGACGTCGATGCCGCGGGTGCACGTGGTGGGGGACGCCGCAGGGCGACGCACGAACGCGCTGAGCGCCGCGACCGACGGCGCGCAGGTCGCGATGTCCCTCGTCGAGATGCTGACCGCCGAGCGCTTCGGAGCGACGTCCTCGTAA
- a CDS encoding glycosyltransferase translates to MIFVTVGAQMPFDRMVKAVDEWAAARKRADVFAQIGPADYVPRHVKWTRFLEPDDFLARYREASVIVAHAGTGSILQALELGKPILVMPRRAALRETRNDHQVATAERFQSLGRVPVAWDATDLAQALDRIDGLSSEKTLGPYASTQLITRLRRFLDE, encoded by the coding sequence GTGATCTTCGTGACCGTCGGCGCGCAGATGCCCTTCGACCGCATGGTGAAGGCCGTCGACGAGTGGGCCGCCGCGCGCAAGCGCGCCGACGTGTTCGCGCAGATCGGGCCTGCCGACTACGTGCCGAGGCACGTGAAGTGGACGCGCTTCCTCGAGCCCGACGACTTCCTCGCGCGCTATCGCGAGGCGAGCGTGATCGTCGCGCACGCGGGCACCGGCTCGATCCTGCAGGCGCTCGAGCTGGGCAAGCCGATCCTCGTGATGCCGCGACGCGCGGCGCTGCGCGAGACGCGCAACGATCACCAGGTCGCGACCGCCGAGCGCTTCCAGTCGCTGGGGCGCGTGCCGGTGGCGTGGGATGCGACCGATCTCGCGCAGGCGCTCGATCGCATCGACGGCCTCTCGTCCGAGAAGACGCTCGGCCCCTACGCGAGCACGCAGCTGATCACGCGCCTGCGCCGATTCCTCGACGAGTGA
- a CDS encoding GumC family protein produces MIGVVVGVVLAKFVIKHNYDSSASMRFEGVQPLAEGAEASSQDVRRDLPSRLESLRRDEVLREVRHRMGMDPVPLAALQNLFENTQDAEAGLVTITAHSTTPEEAARFANTIVDTFIEYQLGARRREIETEIANLDGRIVAARQELDGTRSRYDAFRTEHGVTDLTTEQEAALEQAADLRAEADLAAAEIASLEARVRELREEVRRQPRMQVVSSQSESVDQTELARAEAHLEQLRGQLSEDHPRFQVADRQVRALRERVRSGGGSKVGSVSMGASSTFETAATALATASADLEAARQRSVQLQRLAQEAQQRVAAFSAIEGDATALLADVQVKQTLLNNLQNHRARLQNMIENPDTGFRVIARAVAPESAAPSKRKYYVAAGVPLALVLLVLVVVVGRELRGLKLHTASEISFWGNGPVVGTTTWPRDPSAAGDLVADMDDFVPKSTGTMLVVGATEHEMPLATELAKQLAADWTDTTLIEMGRDTLVSPIPVDIGRRSLPASAGPSAGLSTQEFEAAPTQVQRGGSFELLGPPTIVSAVAPYGVLSSTPMSDETERLIPTAWEGPLNGQQLRRAARLADRVLVVVPSGAITVTQLGDLANRLGRKEGVGYAVVGIADEYSTLPDRSGNVEAFWSATRE; encoded by the coding sequence GTGATCGGCGTCGTCGTCGGCGTCGTCCTCGCGAAATTCGTCATCAAGCACAACTACGACTCGAGCGCGTCCATGCGCTTCGAGGGTGTGCAGCCCCTCGCCGAGGGCGCGGAGGCGTCGTCGCAGGACGTGCGGCGCGACCTGCCCTCGCGCCTGGAGTCGCTGCGGCGTGACGAGGTCCTGCGCGAGGTGCGCCACCGCATGGGCATGGATCCCGTGCCCCTCGCCGCGCTGCAGAACCTGTTCGAGAACACCCAGGACGCCGAGGCGGGCCTGGTGACGATCACCGCGCACTCGACGACGCCCGAAGAGGCGGCGCGCTTCGCGAACACGATCGTCGACACGTTCATCGAGTACCAGCTCGGTGCGCGCCGTCGTGAGATCGAGACGGAGATCGCGAACCTCGACGGGCGCATCGTCGCGGCGCGCCAGGAGCTCGACGGGACGCGCTCGCGCTACGACGCGTTCCGCACCGAGCACGGCGTCACCGACCTCACGACCGAGCAGGAGGCCGCGCTCGAGCAGGCGGCCGATCTGCGCGCCGAGGCGGACCTCGCGGCGGCCGAGATCGCGTCGCTCGAGGCGCGGGTGCGCGAGCTCCGCGAAGAGGTGCGCCGCCAGCCGCGCATGCAGGTCGTCTCGTCGCAGAGCGAGTCGGTCGATCAGACCGAGCTCGCGCGCGCCGAGGCGCACCTAGAGCAGCTCCGCGGGCAGCTCTCCGAGGATCACCCTCGCTTCCAGGTGGCGGACCGCCAGGTGCGCGCGCTGCGCGAGCGCGTGCGCTCGGGTGGCGGCAGCAAGGTCGGCTCGGTGTCGATGGGCGCGAGCTCGACGTTCGAGACCGCTGCGACCGCGCTCGCGACCGCGTCGGCCGATCTCGAGGCGGCGCGGCAGCGCTCGGTGCAGCTCCAGCGGCTCGCGCAGGAAGCGCAGCAGCGTGTCGCGGCCTTCTCGGCGATCGAGGGCGACGCGACCGCGCTCCTCGCCGACGTGCAGGTGAAGCAGACGCTGCTGAACAACCTGCAGAACCACCGCGCGCGCCTGCAGAACATGATCGAGAACCCGGACACCGGGTTCCGCGTGATCGCGCGCGCGGTCGCGCCCGAGAGCGCCGCGCCCAGCAAGCGCAAGTACTACGTCGCGGCGGGCGTCCCGCTGGCGCTCGTGCTGCTCGTGCTCGTGGTGGTCGTCGGGCGCGAGCTGCGCGGGCTCAAGCTCCACACCGCGTCGGAGATCTCGTTCTGGGGCAACGGGCCGGTGGTCGGCACCACGACGTGGCCGCGTGATCCCAGCGCCGCGGGCGACCTCGTCGCCGACATGGACGACTTCGTCCCGAAGTCGACCGGCACGATGCTCGTCGTGGGCGCGACCGAGCACGAGATGCCGCTCGCCACCGAGCTCGCCAAGCAGCTCGCGGCGGACTGGACGGACACCACGCTCATCGAGATGGGGCGCGACACGCTGGTGAGCCCGATCCCGGTGGACATCGGGCGGCGCTCGCTCCCGGCGAGCGCGGGCCCCTCGGCGGGCCTGTCGACCCAGGAGTTCGAGGCCGCGCCGACGCAGGTGCAGCGCGGCGGCTCGTTCGAGCTCCTCGGCCCGCCGACCATCGTCAGCGCGGTCGCGCCCTACGGCGTGCTGAGCTCGACGCCGATGAGCGACGAGACCGAGCGCCTGATCCCGACCGCATGGGAAGGCCCGCTCAACGGACAGCAGCTGCGCCGCGCGGCGCGTCTCGCCGATCGAGTGCTCGTCGTCGTCCCCTCGGGCGCGATCACGGTGACGCAGCTCGGCGATCTCGCGAACCGGCTCGGCCGCAAGGAGGGCGTCGGCTACGCGGTCGTCGGCATCGCCGACGAGTACTCGACGCTCCCGGACCGCAGCGGCAACGTCGAGGCGTTCTGGAGCGCGACGCGCGAGTGA